The window GCTGGCTGACTGGCTATGACCGAGCGGGCCTGCAGGAGCAGCTCGAGCGGAATGCCGATTTCGAGACCTTCTTCGCCGATGCTCCGGCCATGAACCCCGACAGCAGCCTGATCACCGGCGTGGTCTGCGGCGTACGGGTGGAGGAGGTTGAAGATCCGCTCCTGAAGCGGATCCGCCAACTCGACAAGCTGGTCGATGAATTGGCCAAGGGCAAGGCGTTGGCCAAGGTGCTGCGGCGTTGAGCCGTCACTGCCCGGCGACGAGTCACGCCGCTTTCGGGATGTCTGGAGCGCAGGCAAGTCCGCTGTTCCATCGGGTTCCCGCCTTCTTTACGATCGCGCCACGCTCATCGCCCGGATCGCGTCGCTCGCCGACCGCGACGGGAGTGGGTGACGCGGCTGTTGTCCGGTCGGCCTAGCGGTCCCGGCGTCGCTCGAACTGCGTAAGGGGTATCGCCTTGTCGCGGATGCCGCACCCGCTTCCCAGGGCCTTGTGCGCGTCGTGGATATGTCGGGCGCGGACTCCCTTTACCCAGATACGGGTTCTGGCTGGTCGTTGGGCGGATGGGATCGAAAACCCGCCATATTCAGACCTGGATCCCAGCATCCCGCCGACACGGCCGATCGCTATACTCGGGGTCCTGACCGCATGCGGGAAGGCTCGGGCGGAGCCCGGCCGGAACGGTTGGCGGGGTGGCCAGCGGGCTCCCCAAGCAAAAAACATGCGTTTGGAGGGTAAGCGAATGGCTAGCGGCCACACTGGAAATGTGGTGCCCCGAAAGGGGTTGTGGGTTCGAGTCCCATGCCCTCCGCTGTAATCCGCAGGTGATCCGCCCCAGGCGATGGCCGTCCTCCTCGACATCCAAAACGCCTCCAAACGGTATGGCGACCAGGTGCTCCTCGACCGGGCGAGCGCCACGATTACCGACGACGGCAAGATCGGGTTCGTCGGCCGCAACGGCGCCGGCAAGAGCACGCTTCTGCGCGTGATCCTCGGCGAGGAGGAGCTCGACTCCGGCGAGGTCATCCGGCACCCGCGCCTGCGGCTCGGCTACCTCCGGCAGCATGATCCGTTTCTCCCCGGTGAGACGGGGCTCGAGTTCCTCGTGCGCGACTCCGGTCAGCCCGACTGGAAGTGCGGCGAGGTCGCCGGCCGCTTCGAGCTCAAGACGCCGCAGCTCTCCTGCCCGGTGCAGAGCCTCTCCGGCGGCTGGCAGACGCGCGTCAAGCTCGCTGCCCTCCTCCTCCACGAGCCCACGCTCCTCCTCCTCGACGAGCCGACCAACTTCCTCGACCTGCGCACGCAGATCCTCCTCGAGCACTTCCTCCGCGACTACGAGGAGGCCTGCCTGATCGTGTCGCACGACCGGGCGTTTCTCGCGGCCACGTGCGACCAGACGCTCGACCTGTCGCACGGCAAGCTCACCGTCTACCCCGGCAAGATCGACGCCTTCCTCGCCTTCCAGGCTGAGCAGAAGCTCCACCTCGAGCGCACCAACGCCGCCACGCTCGCGAAGCGGAAGCAGCTCGAGGACTTCATCGCCCGCAACAAAGCGCGGGCGTCGACGGCGTCGCGCGCCAAGTCGAAGGAGAAGCAGCTCGAGAAGCTCGAGGTCGAGGAGATCCTCGCCGACGCCCCGACTGCGGCGATCTCCTGCCCGCAGGTGAACCGCCGCCAGGGGCCCGCGGTCCGCTGCCGCGAGATGGCGATCGGCTACCCCGACCGCACTGTCGCCGCCGGGATCGACCTCGAGATCGTCCACGGCAGCCGCGCGGCGATCGTCGGCGACAACGGCCAGGGCAAGACGACCTTCCTCCGCAGCCTCACTGGATCGCTCGAGCCGCGCGCCGGCAGCGTGAAGTGGGGCTACGGCTGCGAGATCGGGATCTACGCCCAGCACGTCTACACGAGCCTTCCCGAAGACGACACCGTCCTCGGCTATCTCGAGCGCGCCGCCGCCATCGGCACCAAGAACCAGCGGATCCTCGACCTCGCCGGGGCGATGCTGTTTCGTG of the Planctomycetota bacterium genome contains:
- a CDS encoding DUF2200 domain-containing protein — protein: MPGHRIFRAAVSAVYPLYVQKAERKGRTKHEVDEVICWLTGYDRAGLQEQLERNADFETFFADAPAMNPDSSLITGVVCGVRVEEVEDPLLKRIRQLDKLVDELAKGKALAKVLRR
- a CDS encoding ABC-F family ATP-binding cassette domain-containing protein; this encodes MAVLLDIQNASKRYGDQVLLDRASATITDDGKIGFVGRNGAGKSTLLRVILGEEELDSGEVIRHPRLRLGYLRQHDPFLPGETGLEFLVRDSGQPDWKCGEVAGRFELKTPQLSCPVQSLSGGWQTRVKLAALLLHEPTLLLLDEPTNFLDLRTQILLEHFLRDYEEACLIVSHDRAFLAATCDQTLDLSHGKLTVYPGKIDAFLAFQAEQKLHLERTNAATLAKRKQLEDFIARNKARASTASRAKSKEKQLEKLEVEEILADAPTAAISCPQVNRRQGPAVRCREMAIGYPDRTVAAGIDLEIVHGSRAAIVGDNGQGKTTFLRSLTGSLEPRAGSVKWGYGCEIGIYAQHVYTSLPEDDTVLGYLERAAAIGTKNQRILDLAGAMLFRGKAVEKRVRVLSGGERARLCLAGLLLGTFNVLVLDEPGNHLDVETVDALAEALVASEGTVVFTSHDRSFMQRVATTVIEVKDGRVVNFLGDYAAYLASVTGEIDAAEAADESRRGKGPGPRKASPPPAGGAKPAARPGAAARDTRKQIATLEKSIARLDGEKKALEAKLLSETDPAEALRLHTAMTDVAARLTAAEEEWLELQERAGAE